The Anoplopoma fimbria isolate UVic2021 breed Golden Eagle Sablefish chromosome 20, Afim_UVic_2022, whole genome shotgun sequence genome includes a window with the following:
- the nbn gene encoding nibrin — translation MWILTPLEPGGETHYLLSSKEYVVGRKNCDILLPNDQSISRAHAHLTATDQTLTLKDTSKYGSFVNSQQLTENTPVNLKSGDNVTFGVFHSKFSVDHQKPVVCSSCLDTDGKALLSQALLALGGKLVNTWTQDCTHLVMPSAKVTIKTISALLCCRPIVKPEFFTELSRAAQQKLPPPKAERFTPEIDEPSLSTEDVNLGAIPFRKQLFSGKTFIFLNAKQLKRLSTAVNFGGGKSQLLEEGSLPRDLLESPRSCVVNVMTGSSQALLPPSTTEWGNSVKNIVQRKGLRVITESEIGLAAIYASCEKYCNPSSPTPDSDSAPKVEPRIPSASLSQSVAVDETVLPAASQNITAYAVNTEPSQGIELCEGTGVMAVGETPERKQNQNSSQLRGSRPVAKKTTTQSIVADTMSSSFNTVGNTDSQRKKPESQQTVSGAGSSGIRSEPALPRGNGGMKTFQHKQSPQKQKIPAQASPQKQSTLTTFFQTVNKKRPLEEELFSVMSEPKRPALESSISIQTPNTSSTSKETSSRSDRAPVAISKTSHGSAVDLFVGRSEAQSDRVSHAVQEEPRSRKRKEMEEEIQMDELESLMSEEMDFFDEQPSGNQGQQAQLSTLSSTEQTQSLNTVEASTSSKRQRVHLEENVKNQRPQVGLEKEKKHKSDQHVVTIKTGQVHPPEYKTTKNESSTRPSASTSKDIEPFEDEGPSFIEDLELLQVDICQPKEETKTLLEPVSIKQEVQVSNIDEDIPKKLVLVEFRSLTLTAPPKTKPQRMQNNGYAKNFKCFRKIPVPGVEAEPHIIGGSDLLVHSRGKNSDLDEWLKDAVEEQRQSRRDESAGDDLFRYNPTKLTRRR, via the exons atgtggaTACTGACACCCCTGGAGCCTGGAG GTGAGACCCACTATCTCCTCTCCAGTAAAGAGTATGTGGTAGGGCGCAAGAACTGTGACATCCTCCTACCCAACGACCAGTCCATCAGCAGGGCTCACGCTCATCTCACTGCTACTGACCAG ACGCTGACTTTAAAAGACACCTCCAAGTATGGTTCATTCGTCAACAGCCAGCAattgacagaaaacacaccaGTGAACCTAAAGTCAGGAGACAATGTAACATTTGGGGTATTTCACAGCAAATTCAG TGTGGACCATCAGAAGCCAGTGGTGTGTTCCTCATGTTTGGACACTGATGGCAAGGCGTTGCTCTCTCAGGCCCTGTTGGCTTTGGGGGGGAAGCTGGTCAACACCTGGACTCAGGATTGCACCCACCTGGTCATGCCTTCTGCTAAAGTCACCATCAAG actatttctgctctgctgtgctGTCGTCCGATTGTGAAGCCAGAGTTCTTCACAGAGCTCAGCAGAGCTGCTCAGCAAAAACTACCCCCCCCTAAAGCTGAGAG GTTCACCCCTGAGATTGATGAGCCCAGCTTGAGTACAGAGGATGTTAACCTTGGAGCGATTCCATTTCGCAAACAGCTTTTCAGTGGAAAGACATTCATATTTCTCAATGCCAAACAA CTCAAGCGCCTGAGTACAGCGGTGAATTTTGGAGGTGGCAAGAGCCAGCTGCTTGAGGAGGGCTCTTTGCCCCGGGACCTGCTGGAGTCTCCACGCAGCTGTGTGGTCAATGTTATGACAGGCAGCTCCCAAGCTCTGCTTCCTCCCTCTACCACAGAGTGGGGAAACTCTGTGAAGAACATTGTTCAAAG AAAAGGCCTCAGAGTCATCACAGAGTCAGAAATTGGTTTGGCTGCCATCTATGCTTCCTGTGAAAAGTACTGCAATCCATCCAGTCCAACACCAGACTCAG aTTCAGCACCAAAAGTGGAACCCAGAATCCCGAGTGCTTCGCTGTCGCAGAGCGTGGCGGTGGATGAGACTGTGTTACCTGCAGCATCTCAGAACATCACAGCTTATGCAGTTAACACGGAGCCATCACAAGG GATAGAGCTTTGTGAAGGTACAGGGGTGATGGCGGTCGGGGAGACTCCTGAGAGGAAGCAAAACCAGAACAGCAGTCAGCTCCGTGGATCCAGACCCGTTGCTAAGAAGACGACCACTCAGAGCATTGTGGCCGATACAATGAGCTCCTCATTCAACACTGTAGGGAACACAGACTCCCAGAGGAAGAAGCCTGAGTCCCAACAAACAG TTTCAGGTGCAGGCAGTAGTGGCATTAGGTCCGAGCCAGCCCTTCCCAGGGGCAATGGTGGCATGAAGACATTTCAACACAAGCAATCTCCTCAGAAACAAAAAATCCCTGCACAAGCTTCCCCACAGAAACAATCAACTCTGACCACATTCTTCCAAACTGTCAACAAGAAAAG GCCTTTGGAGGAAGAGCTCTTCTCTGTCATGTCAGAGCCAAAACGGCCTGCACTGGAATCATCCATCAGCATACAGACACCAAACACTTCATCCACGTCTAAAGAAACATCCTCACGTTCAGACCGAGCCCCTGTGGCAATATCCAAAACTTCACATGGGTCAGCAGTTGATCTGTTTGTAGGACGGTCAGAGGCTCAGTCAGACAGGGTCTCCCACGCTGTCCAGGAGGAGCCACGTAgtagaaagaggaaggagatggAAGAAGAGATACAAATGGATGAACTAGAGTCTCTTATGTCTGAGGAAATGGACTTCTTTGATGAGCAACCGTCAGGGAATCAAGGCCAGCAAGCACAGCTATCAACGCTCAGTTCAACTGAACAGACACAAAGTTTAAACACTGTGGAGGCTTCGACATCAAGCAAGAGGCAACGGGTCCACCTAGAAGAAAATGTTAAGAACCAGAGGCCACAGGTGGGCctggaaaaagagaagaagcacAAATCTGACCAGCATGTCGTCACCATCAAGACAGGGCAGGTTCATCCTCCAGAATACAAGACAACTAAGAATGAGTCCAGCACACGTCCATCTGCCAGTACCAGTAAAGACATAGAGCCTTTTGAAGATGAGGGGCCGTCTTTCATTGAG GATTTAGAGCTACTCCAAGTAGATATTTGCCAGCCTAAAGAAGAGACTAAGACCCTTCTGGAACCGGTTTCAATTAAACAAGAGGTCCAA GTGTCAAATATTGATGAAGATATTCCTAAAAAGCTGGTGTTAGTGGAGTTTAGATCTCTCACTCTGACCGCCCCTCCCAAAACCAAACCACAGAGGATGCAGAACAACGGCTACGCAAAGAACTTCAAATGCTTCCGGAAG aTCCCTGTGCCAGGTGTAGAGGCCGAACCCCACATCATCGGAGGATCTGATCTACTGGTTCACAGCAGGGGCAAAAACTCTGATCTTGATGAATGGCTGAAAGATGCAGTGGAG gagCAGCGTCAGAGCAGACGGGACGAGAGTGCTGGAGATGACCTCTTTAG gTACAACCCCACCAAACTAACCAGGAGAAGATGA
- the osgin2 gene encoding oxidative stress-induced growth inhibitor 2, with product MPLLEESALPQEHPPTVPVVIIGNGPSGICLSYLLSGHKPYLDTATVHPNPILYRKLQENKHLSITEQDLEYLSEGLEGRSRNPVAVLFDTLLHPNADFGYEFPPVLQWRRDKQQHIPHLVLGRATPGGAWHAMEGSMLTISLGIWMELPGVNYRDLTNGKRRDVTSDRATPEEISSYYRNYVKLKGLQKNFVDNTYVTSVQKLCRGHEGEGLENRHSDQGDGGVEDGGNESFEGNGVECLNNGGGGAVWEVRGYQQVQNDTHVPFSLFAENVVLSTGASDSPVRLGAEGEDLPFVFHSISDLGFAISQRKLDKNSDPVLIVGAGLSAADAVLCACNSNIRVLHVFRKSVNDSDLIFKQLPKTLYPEYHKVYNMMCSQTYTNVAPSSASNRAQAVSIASSVCAKMCPKPQLAAGNMDGNAAVSLFPDYTSFPEHCLVSFQSDMKCLLQGNNSLKAFKISMALVLIGTNPNLFFLKGQGQYLGQDPTKPISCTQNPIDIHPYTFECTKEPGLFAMGPLVGDNFVRFLKGGALGIASCLLKRLKKKGKLYSIGGNNLI from the exons ATGCCTCTTCTGGAAGAGAGCGCTCTGCCACAAGAGCACCCACCCACTGTCCCTGTGGTTAtcatag GGAACGGACCATCAGGCATTTGTTTGTCCTACCTGCTGAGTGGACACAAGCCCTATCTAGACACAGCAACTGTCCACCCAAACCCAATACTATACAGGAAACTGCAGGAGAACAAACACCTATCTATCACTGAACAG GATCTGGAATATTTGAGTGAAGGTCTTGAGGGGAGGTCAAGGAACCCTGTGGCTGTGCTGTTTGACACACTTCTGCACCCCAATGCTGACTTTGGCTACGAGTTCCCCCCTGTCCTTCAGTGGAGGAGGGACAAGCAGCAACACATCCCACATCTGGTGTTGGGGAGGGCAACGCCTGGAGGTGCTTGGCAT gcAATGGAGGGCTCAATGCTAACTATTAGTCTTGGCATCTGGATGGAGCTTCCTGGGGTTAACTACAGGGACTTGACCAACGGGAAACGCAG GGATGTCACCAGTGACAGAGCCACCCCAGAGGAGATCTCATCCTATTACCGTAACTATGTGAAGCTAAAGGGCCTTCAAAAGAATTTTGTTGACAACACCTACGTGACCTCAGTCCAAAAGCTCTGCCGGGGGCACGAGGGTGAAGGTCTGGAAAATAGGCACAGTGATCAAGGAGATGGAGGGGTGGAAGATGGTGGGAATGAAAGCTTTGAGGGAAATGGAGTTGAGTGTCTTAATaatggaggagggggggctgtCTGGGAAGTAAGGGGATACCAGCAGGTGCAGAACGACACTCATGTGCCCTTCTCTTTGTTTGCTGAGAATGTAGTACTGTCCACTGGTGCGTCCGATTCGCCAGTTCGATTAGGCGCAGAGGGGGAGGACCTACCATTCGTATTCCACAGCATCTCAGACCTGGGTTTTGCCATAAGCCAGAGAAAACTGGATAAGAACTCTGATCCAGTTTTAATTGTAGGTGCAGGTTTAAGTGCTGCAGATGCAGTTCTGTGCGCTTGTAACAGCAACATCAGAGTGCTGCATGTCTTTCGTAAGAGCGTAAACGACTCAGACCTCATCTTCAAACAGCTGCCCAAGACCCTGTACCCAGAGTACCACAAAGTCTACAACATGATGTGCTCTCAGACCTACACAAACGTGGCTCCCTCCTCTGCTTCAAACAGAGCCCAGGCAGTAAGTATCGCCTCTTCAGTGTGTGCCAAGATGTGCCCAAAGCCCCAACTTGCTGCAGGTAACATGGATGGTAATGCTGCTGTCAGCCTGTTTCCTGACTACACAAGTTTCCCTGAACACTGCTTGGTGTCCTTCCAGTCAGACATGAAGTGTTTGCTGCAGGGGAACAACTCCCTCAAGGCATTCAAGATCTCCATGGCCTTAGTGCTGATCGGGACAAAcccaaacttgtttttcttgaaGGGCCAGGGCCAGTACCTCGGTCAGGATCCAACAAAACCTATCTCCTGCACGCAGAACCCCATTGACATTCACCCCTACACTTTTGAGTGTACCAAGGAGCCAGGCCTGTTTGCCATGGGCCCGTTGGTTGGGGACAACTTTGTTCGCTTTTTGAAGGGTGGCGCTTTAGGCATCGCCTCGTGTCTGCTGAAGAGACTCAAGAAGAAAGGGAAGCTCTACAGCATTGGAGGGAATAACTTAATTTGA
- the msmp2 gene encoding prostate-associated microseminoprotein: MADKAGGVLLAVLLILSASVPCFSAYNSGECFFNTKGSCEHMGKVYGIGESWITSDCYQCVCMEPFGVGCCDHGAEPVDYPDWCEVIRKPDSCTSVVVMRVNHKLPCLWGRGRLRPAAGQPWKSENDPLF, from the exons ATGGCAGACAAAGCAGGTGGAGTACTTTTGGCTGTGCTTTTGATCCTGAGTGCCAGTGTGCCGTGTTTTTCTGCGTACAACAGCGGCGAGTGCTTCTTCAACACTAAAG gGAGCTGTGAACACATGGGAAAGGTGTACGGGATAGGAGAGAGCTGGATAACCAGTGACTGTTACCAGTGTGTCTGCATGGAGCCTTTTGGAGTGGGATGCTGTGACCA TGGAGCTGAACCCGTGGACTATCCAGACTGGTGTGAGGTCATCCGTAAACCTGACTCTTGCACTAGTGTTGTTGTGATGAGGGTCAATCACAAACTACCATGCCTCTGGGGAAGAGGCCGTCTAAGACCAGCCGCAGGCCAACCTTGGAAATCTGAAAACGATCCTTTATTTTGA